In Mycolicibacter virginiensis, the DNA window GACGGGCGGCGACATCGCCGACCTGCGGCGCCGGCGCAGTGTCGGCACCGTCGCGCATCGCCAGCAGCGCCGCCAGCACCTGCGGGTCGGGTGGCCCGGCCATCAGTGTTGCGCCCCAGGCACCGCGGTGGCCACCACTTTGGTCTCGAGGTATTCCTCGAAGCCCGCCAGTCCCATCTCCCGGCCGACTCCGGACTGCTTGTAGCCCCCGAACGGTACGTCGGCGGAGTACCACATGCCGCCGTTGACGTTGACGGTCCCGGCGCGCAGTCGCGACGCCATTCGGGCGGCGCGGTCGACAGAACCGAACACCGTGGCGGACAGCCCGTACGGCGAGTCATTGGCGATGCGCAGCGCGTCGGCGTCCCCGTCGTGGGCCAGCACCACCAACACCGGGCCGAAGATCTCTTCGCGGGCCACCCGGGCTTCGTTGGTCAGCCCGCCGATCACCGTCGGCTCGATGAAGAAGCCCCGGTCCAGGCCGGCCGGCCGGCCACCACCGCAGTGAAACGTCCCGCCTTCGGCGATCGCCAGATCGAGATACGACTGCACCCGATCTCGCTGCTTCGCCGAGATCAGCGGTCCGCACAGTGTTTTCGGATCGTTGGGGTCACCCACCGCGATCCGCGACATCGCGGCAGCCACCATGTCGAGCGCCTCGCCGTAGCGTTGACGCGGCACCAGCAGCCGGGTGGTCAGGGCGCACCCCTGACCGGCGTGCATCGCCACCGTCGACGCGGCGGCCGTGCAGGCGGCGGACAGGTCGGCGTCATCGAGGACCACAAACGCCGACTTGCCGCCGAGTTCCAGAAAGACCTTCTTGATGGTCTGCGCGGCAGCATTCATCACCGAGCGACCTGTCGCGGTCGAGCCGGTGAAGGACACCACGTCGACGCGGGGGTCCTCGGCGAGCCGAGCACCGATGCGATGGTCGGCAGCCGTGACGATATTGACAACACCGGGCGGAAAGTCGGTCTTCTCGGCGATGATCCGGCCGACTTCGGCTGCACACCAGGGGGTGTCGGGTGCCGGCTTGAGGACGACGGTGTTGCCCGCCGCCAGCGCCGGACCGATCTTGGCAAAGGTGGTCTGGTGCGGGAAGTTCCACGGTGTGATTGCCCCCACCACGCCGAACGGCTCCCGCACCAGGGTGCGGGCGGTGGTGATACCCATCGGAGCAGCCACCCCGAGGTCCACCCGCCAGGGGTAGCTCTCCGCGGTGGCAGCCGGGAAACCAAGGTCATCGACGGGAGTCTGCAGCTGGCCGCGGTAGGTCAGTGACCGGGGCGCCCCGACCTCGGCAATGGTGATCTCACGCAGCGTCTCGATCTCATCGTTGAGCGCGTCGCGCAGCTGGCGCAGGCAGTGCACCCGCAATGCGGTGTCGCGGCCCCAGTCCGAGGAGTCGAACGCCGTCCGAGCGGCGGCGATAGCCCGGTCGAGGTCGGCGGCATCACCGTCGGCGGCCGCACCGATGGCTTCCTCGGTGGCCGGGTTGATGGTGTCAAAAGCGCCCCCACCACCGGCGACCAGCGCGCCGTCGATCAGCAGCTGGGTCAGCGGACCGGTCACAGTCCCTAGGCTAACGGCGGGACGCCGACATAATCAATCGATTGATCATTTCGTACGTTACGGTGGCGCCCAGGAGGTGACCGGTCAATCCCATGCCATTACTAAGCGCCTTGCGCCTGAACATGACGAACGCCCCCGGTGCCGGAAATGCCGAGCGGTACCGGGCCGCGTTGGAGATGGCGTCCTATGCCGACGCCAACGGCGTCACCGCGATCGGTTGCGAAGAACATCATCTCGCGGCCACCGGCTGGCTGCCCGCGCCGCTGTTGATGGCCGCCGCCGTCGCTGGATGCACCACCAATATCCGCATCAGCATCAACGCACTGTTGATACCGCTCTACGCCCCGGTGCGCCTCGCCGAGGACATCGCAGTGCTCGATCAGCTGTCCGCCGGACGGGTCAGCTTCGTCGCCGGAATGGGTTACCGCCCAGAGGAATACCACGCTGCGGGTAAGGACTTCCGGCGGCGGGGCCGCCTGATGGACGAATGCCTCGAGGTGCTGCTCAGATCCTGGGGCGACGAGCCTTTCGAATACCACGGTCAGCTGATCGATGTGACACCCAAGCCCTACACCAAGCCGCATCCGGTGTTCTTCATCGGCGGGATGAGCACGGCAGCCGCCCGTCGAGCGGCCCGGTTCGGTTTGCCGTTCTCGCCGCCGATGCCCATGCCCGAGATCGAAGCGGTGTATCGGGAGGAACTGGCACGCAACGGAAAACAGGGCTTCGTGTTCAGCCCCGAGAACGGCAATACCGTGACTCATCTGACCACCGACCCCGAGGCCGCGTGGGCCCGATGTGGTGAGCATTTCCTGCACGAGGCAACCGAATACAGCTCGTGGGCGGTGCCAGAGGTGCCTCGCCCCAACGAGAGTCCGACCGACACGATCGACGAGCTGCGCTCGTCGGCCAAGATCGAGGTGCTGACCCCTGATGAGCTCGTCGCGCAGTGTCGCGCCGGCCGCACCGGGGTGACCCTGCACCCGCTGATCGGCGGGCTGCCGCTCGACGAAGGCTGGGAGAGCCTGCGGCTGCTGGTCGAACGGGTGCTGCCGGCACTGAAACCCTAGCTGGGACAGCCCGGCTCAACGGCTTTCTTCGATACCATGGGCGCGATGGAGGATCCAGTCGAATCCAAAGTCGACGCCCGTGCGCTCAATGGTGTTTCGGAAACCGCCCTGATGACGCTCAACGGGCGGGCATATCAGGCCGCACACTCTCAGGCCATCATCGATGACCCGGAGGCGATTCGACTCGTCGAGTCCATCGCGTTCGACTTCGATAAGTTCGGACGTCGTGGCCAGGAGATGGCGCTACGGTCGCTGGCCGTTGATCGATGCGCGACGGCCTATCTGCAGGAGCACCCCGAGGCGACGGTTGTCGCGCTTGCCGAAGGCTTCCAAACCAGCTTCTGGCGTCTCAACAGTGCTATTCCTGATCCACGATTCGATTGGTTGTCAGTGGATTTGGAGCCGGTGATGCGGCTTCGCGAACAGTTGCTGCCACCGTCACCGCGCATCACCAACCTGGCGCAATCGGCGTTGGACTACAGCTGGATGGACCAGGTCGACTACAGCGCCGGCGTCTTCATCACCGCCGAAGGTCTGCTGATGTATCTGCAGCCGGGCCAGGCGATGGACCTCATCGCGGCATGCGCCGAACGTTTCCCTGGCGGTCAGATGTTCTTCGATGTCCCACCGACCCTGGTCAAGAAGGTGGCACCGCGCGGGATGCGATCATCGCGGCACTACCGTGTGCCCCCGATGCCGTTCAGCCTGTCGGCGCGTCAGCTCGCCGGGCTGACCCAGACGGTGCCGGGCATCAGCGCCGTGCACGATGTGCCGATACCCAAAGGGCGTGGCCTGTTCTTTGGAACCTTGTTTCCGGCCTTCTGGCAGTGGGGTCCCACGAAGAATTTTCGGGGCGCCTACACGCTGCTTGAGTTCGCCTGATAACTCGAGACGGGTCAGGCGGCGGTGATCTCCAGGCCGACGTGCACCTTGTCTATTCCACCGCGCACGAGCGAATGCGGAACGAACCACCAGGCGTGCCACCAGTACCGCTTGACCACGGCGTCGTAGACC includes these proteins:
- a CDS encoding LLM class flavin-dependent oxidoreductase; the protein is MPLLSALRLNMTNAPGAGNAERYRAALEMASYADANGVTAIGCEEHHLAATGWLPAPLLMAAAVAGCTTNIRISINALLIPLYAPVRLAEDIAVLDQLSAGRVSFVAGMGYRPEEYHAAGKDFRRRGRLMDECLEVLLRSWGDEPFEYHGQLIDVTPKPYTKPHPVFFIGGMSTAAARRAARFGLPFSPPMPMPEIEAVYREELARNGKQGFVFSPENGNTVTHLTTDPEAAWARCGEHFLHEATEYSSWAVPEVPRPNESPTDTIDELRSSAKIEVLTPDELVAQCRAGRTGVTLHPLIGGLPLDEGWESLRLLVERVLPALKP
- a CDS encoding aldehyde dehydrogenase — translated: MTGPLTQLLIDGALVAGGGGAFDTINPATEEAIGAAADGDAADLDRAIAAARTAFDSSDWGRDTALRVHCLRQLRDALNDEIETLREITIAEVGAPRSLTYRGQLQTPVDDLGFPAATAESYPWRVDLGVAAPMGITTARTLVREPFGVVGAITPWNFPHQTTFAKIGPALAAGNTVVLKPAPDTPWCAAEVGRIIAEKTDFPPGVVNIVTAADHRIGARLAEDPRVDVVSFTGSTATGRSVMNAAAQTIKKVFLELGGKSAFVVLDDADLSAACTAAASTVAMHAGQGCALTTRLLVPRQRYGEALDMVAAAMSRIAVGDPNDPKTLCGPLISAKQRDRVQSYLDLAIAEGGTFHCGGGRPAGLDRGFFIEPTVIGGLTNEARVAREEIFGPVLVVLAHDGDADALRIANDSPYGLSATVFGSVDRAARMASRLRAGTVNVNGGMWYSADVPFGGYKQSGVGREMGLAGFEEYLETKVVATAVPGAQH
- a CDS encoding class I SAM-dependent methyltransferase yields the protein MGAMEDPVESKVDARALNGVSETALMTLNGRAYQAAHSQAIIDDPEAIRLVESIAFDFDKFGRRGQEMALRSLAVDRCATAYLQEHPEATVVALAEGFQTSFWRLNSAIPDPRFDWLSVDLEPVMRLREQLLPPSPRITNLAQSALDYSWMDQVDYSAGVFITAEGLLMYLQPGQAMDLIAACAERFPGGQMFFDVPPTLVKKVAPRGMRSSRHYRVPPMPFSLSARQLAGLTQTVPGISAVHDVPIPKGRGLFFGTLFPAFWQWGPTKNFRGAYTLLEFA